From the Arthrobacter sp. PM3 genome, one window contains:
- a CDS encoding O-antigen ligase has protein sequence MSNVGTPALARLAELRGELGRIRPDATTVLTAYAVLLYVVPSDRRIAPLGGAGSLASLLATAALLWWGWHQINVATPVLRPRIQWVRVGAFTFFGACVASYAVSALTPLTAADASVADLGLVRVAALVGILLVANDGITTEERLLLLTRRLCWLGAAYAGLGIVQFFTGTSFVDTIQIPGLTASVDAGINARNGFPRPVSTALHPLEYSVVLTMILPLSLAMAIHDKQRPAIPRWSPVVLITMASALSVTRSALLATAAVFLVLLPSWPRAARRAMIAAAACGSLALYLVVPGMASTILAMFTEHDTSVTSRTDSYGTALSFISISPLFGRGFGTFTPAYRIVDNQYLLSTIEIGVVGLASLLALVLAAMIIPLKRRRSWNTQPMRGLGPALFASMLAGGMILAFFDAFAFSQACGTLFMIMGLCGCYCNIPSTGFETTEER, from the coding sequence ATGTCCAACGTTGGAACACCAGCTCTGGCCCGTCTGGCCGAGCTTCGCGGCGAGCTCGGCCGGATCCGGCCTGACGCCACAACGGTCCTTACGGCCTATGCAGTCCTGCTGTATGTGGTCCCGTCTGACCGGCGCATTGCGCCCCTGGGGGGCGCAGGATCACTGGCGTCCCTGCTCGCCACCGCAGCGTTGCTTTGGTGGGGCTGGCACCAAATCAACGTCGCAACCCCAGTGCTGCGGCCCAGGATCCAATGGGTCCGCGTCGGCGCCTTCACGTTCTTCGGGGCCTGTGTGGCCAGCTACGCGGTGTCGGCGCTGACTCCACTGACCGCCGCCGACGCAAGCGTAGCGGACCTCGGGCTGGTCCGCGTCGCGGCGTTGGTGGGGATCCTGCTTGTCGCAAACGACGGCATAACCACCGAAGAGCGTCTGCTGCTGCTGACACGCCGCCTTTGCTGGTTGGGGGCCGCGTATGCCGGCCTTGGAATCGTGCAATTCTTTACGGGAACAAGCTTCGTTGACACGATCCAGATCCCAGGGCTCACAGCGTCCGTTGATGCGGGGATCAACGCGCGGAACGGCTTTCCGCGGCCCGTCTCGACGGCCCTCCACCCACTGGAGTATTCGGTGGTCCTGACCATGATCCTGCCGCTGTCCCTGGCTATGGCCATCCATGACAAGCAACGGCCCGCCATTCCCCGCTGGAGCCCCGTGGTGCTGATCACCATGGCCTCCGCCCTCTCCGTCACCCGATCGGCGCTCCTCGCGACGGCCGCCGTCTTTCTGGTGCTTCTTCCCTCCTGGCCCCGCGCTGCCCGGCGAGCCATGATCGCCGCAGCTGCCTGCGGATCGCTGGCGCTCTACCTGGTCGTGCCCGGGATGGCGAGCACCATCCTCGCCATGTTTACCGAACACGACACCAGCGTCACGTCCAGGACGGACAGCTACGGCACGGCGCTGTCATTCATTTCCATCAGTCCGCTGTTCGGGCGCGGTTTTGGAACCTTCACGCCTGCCTACCGAATCGTCGACAACCAATATCTGCTAAGCACCATTGAAATCGGCGTCGTGGGTCTGGCATCCCTGCTGGCACTGGTACTCGCAGCAATGATCATCCCCCTAAAGCGCCGGCGGTCATGGAACACCCAACCCATGCGGGGACTGGGACCGGCACTGTTCGCGTCCATGCTTGCAGGCGGCATGATTCTTGCCTTTTTCGATGCCTTCGCCTTCTCGCAGGCCTGCGGCACGCTCTTCATGATCATGGGACTGTGCGGCTGTTACTGCAACATACCCAGCACTGGGTTTGAGACAACAGAGGAACGATGA
- a CDS encoding glycosyltransferase family 4 protein, with protein sequence MDDKKLRVLLVPNSLFFPPYLEDLRELERGGTIPRSWVHDIDAEVEYLDQRLQTNPPKWRRSIYKRLPMWVVQVLEVYRTGRKYDVVFFWSVANVALVLALLLKVTFRRMTIVALFTRISEPKKARLLKLVHSRISKIILPPATQREIAEIELGVPAEKLIGLPWTTDSEFWSGRGQTPERSMVCAAGGEMRDYRTLVKALEGLDIPCHIAGALDTSRQDWWNSASGEFDAEERIPANVTFGIMPPSQLRAMYAKCRLVVVPLKPTNSDNGITCMNEAWAMGRPVIVSDVEGQRGAFTEGHEGLWVPPGDVEALRAAIVSLWNDPARADKMGAAGRLLVERDKDNRIFSDGINRVIANAAMGS encoded by the coding sequence ATGGATGACAAAAAACTGCGGGTGTTGCTCGTGCCAAACTCATTATTCTTTCCGCCATACCTCGAAGACTTGCGCGAGTTGGAACGTGGAGGGACCATTCCGCGCAGCTGGGTGCATGATATCGACGCTGAAGTGGAGTATCTGGACCAGCGCCTTCAAACTAATCCGCCCAAATGGCGGCGATCGATCTATAAGCGATTGCCGATGTGGGTTGTCCAAGTCCTGGAGGTATACCGAACGGGACGAAAATATGATGTTGTCTTCTTTTGGAGCGTTGCCAATGTTGCGCTCGTGCTGGCCCTGCTGCTCAAGGTGACATTCCGACGCATGACGATCGTAGCTCTCTTCACCAGAATTTCTGAGCCCAAGAAGGCCAGATTGCTTAAACTGGTGCATAGCAGAATATCCAAAATAATCCTGCCCCCGGCAACCCAGCGCGAGATTGCGGAAATCGAACTCGGCGTTCCAGCGGAAAAGCTTATCGGCTTGCCGTGGACAACCGACTCTGAATTCTGGAGCGGGCGCGGTCAGACTCCTGAGCGCTCCATGGTTTGCGCCGCTGGCGGTGAGATGCGTGACTACCGTACTCTTGTGAAGGCCTTGGAGGGGCTGGATATTCCCTGTCATATTGCCGGCGCCCTGGATACGTCACGGCAGGACTGGTGGAACTCTGCATCCGGAGAATTCGATGCCGAGGAAAGAATTCCGGCGAATGTAACGTTTGGCATAATGCCGCCTTCCCAGCTGCGGGCCATGTACGCTAAGTGCCGCCTGGTGGTTGTTCCTCTCAAACCCACAAACAGTGATAACGGCATCACGTGCATGAATGAGGCGTGGGCAATGGGCCGGCCGGTAATTGTTTCTGATGTGGAGGGGCAACGGGGTGCGTTTACTGAAGGACACGAGGGTCTCTGGGTTCCTCCGGGGGACGTAGAGGCGTTGCGGGCGGCCATTGTTTCGCTGTGGAACGATCCTGCGAGGGCCGACAAAATGGGAGCGGCAGGCCGCTTGTTGGTGGAGCGGGACAAAGACAACCGCATTTTCAGCGACGGCATTAACCGGGTTATAGCAAATGCTGCGATGGGGTCTTGA
- a CDS encoding glycosyltransferase, which yields MTATLGALIAPGKRVLWVSSSGGHLAELKKIADLYPGPDTESTWVTFDTPQARSMLAGHNVRFISPVGTRDALGTLRTLVTAYRILRRGSFDYVVSTGAAVAVSFLPLASAMGVRALYVESLTRTHAASTTGRILGLFPAVRTYTQYERWANDRWKYAGSVLDNWEVRSRGDGTPVRNVLVSLGTIQPYRFDRAVDALKAILPDDCSVTWQLGATSRHDLPGAAHRELPWTEMGQLIREADAFVCHAGVGSVLQALDNGAVPVLAVRSAHNGEHVDDHQEYFAREILSRGLGRALDLSDSGDAVLEEAAGLEPHKSTGESSAKAFPAVPVLRGPNQLRSFRSRGPRRPGIVTQAPQRDEVSLDSMTAGGPKTVSGGGRSDG from the coding sequence GTGACGGCCACACTGGGCGCATTGATCGCGCCGGGAAAACGTGTCTTATGGGTATCTTCAAGCGGTGGACACCTGGCCGAACTGAAGAAGATTGCCGACCTGTACCCGGGTCCAGATACAGAATCCACGTGGGTCACCTTTGATACCCCTCAGGCGCGGTCCATGCTTGCCGGCCACAATGTGCGCTTCATTTCCCCCGTTGGAACCCGGGATGCGCTGGGCACACTGCGCACGCTAGTGACCGCATACAGAATTCTTCGAAGGGGGTCATTCGACTACGTCGTGAGCACCGGAGCCGCAGTAGCCGTCTCCTTCCTGCCGCTTGCCTCCGCAATGGGTGTCCGAGCGCTTTATGTGGAGAGTTTGACGAGAACACATGCGGCGTCGACCACGGGCAGGATCCTTGGCCTGTTTCCCGCCGTGCGGACCTACACCCAATATGAACGCTGGGCGAATGACCGGTGGAAATACGCAGGATCCGTGCTGGACAACTGGGAAGTCCGGTCTCGGGGCGACGGCACGCCGGTCAGGAATGTCCTGGTTAGCCTGGGCACCATCCAGCCGTACCGATTCGACCGTGCCGTCGATGCGTTGAAGGCAATCCTGCCCGACGATTGTTCAGTGACGTGGCAGCTCGGAGCCACGTCACGCCATGACCTGCCCGGAGCGGCACACCGTGAATTGCCCTGGACGGAGATGGGGCAACTCATAAGGGAGGCCGACGCTTTTGTTTGCCACGCGGGTGTGGGTTCTGTCCTGCAGGCGTTGGACAACGGCGCCGTGCCTGTCTTGGCTGTTCGGTCGGCGCACAACGGTGAGCATGTCGACGACCACCAGGAGTACTTCGCCCGGGAAATTCTTAGCAGGGGCCTCGGCAGGGCCCTTGATCTGTCGGACAGCGGTGATGCAGTGCTTGAAGAAGCGGCCGGCCTGGAGCCGCACAAATCGACTGGAGAGAGTTCCGCAAAGGCGTTTCCGGCCGTGCCAGTCTTGCGGGGTCCGAACCAGCTGCGGAGTTTCCGGTCGCGTGGCCCGAGACGACCGGGAATCGTCACGCAGGCACCCCAACGTGATGAAGTATCGCTGGACTCGATGACGGCAGGAGGGCCCAAAACCGTGTCCGGAGGTGGCAGATCTGATGGATGA
- a CDS encoding M18 family aminopeptidase: protein MPTPSTAADHIQDLGAYVSASPSSFHAVREAARRLDAAGFTGLDELLPWPASAAGGKFYVIRDGALIAWVLPAGAGATTGFNILGAHTDSPSFKLKPKPTTGRFGWLQAGVEVYGGPLLNSWLDRELQLAGRLVMRDGTQHLTATGPLLRFPQLAIHLDRAVNDGLALDKQQHMNPVFGLGDPAAEDLLGLLAARVAGAAVDPAQIGGYDIVIADTQAPAVFGAKGEFFASGRLDNLSATHAGLTALIAHAGTPLPEEAPIAVLAAFDHEEIGSASRSGACGPVLEDILVRISDGLDATASQRRQAFAASFCVSADAGHAVHPNYPERHDPANRPVLNGGPLLKINANQRYATDAAGAAYWARLCTEAGVPYQEFVSNNVMPCGSTIGPLTATRLGIRTVDVGVPLLSMHSARELCGVEDPRRLAEVTELFFRTAA from the coding sequence ATGCCAACACCGAGCACTGCCGCAGACCACATCCAGGACCTCGGCGCCTACGTCAGCGCGTCGCCGTCGAGCTTCCACGCCGTCCGGGAGGCGGCACGCCGGCTCGACGCGGCCGGCTTCACGGGACTCGATGAACTGCTGCCCTGGCCGGCATCCGCCGCGGGCGGCAAGTTCTACGTGATCCGCGACGGCGCGCTCATCGCCTGGGTGCTGCCCGCCGGCGCCGGCGCGACCACCGGCTTCAACATCCTCGGCGCCCACACGGACTCGCCGTCGTTCAAACTCAAGCCGAAGCCCACCACTGGCAGGTTCGGCTGGCTCCAGGCCGGCGTCGAAGTCTACGGCGGGCCGCTCCTGAACTCCTGGCTGGACCGCGAACTCCAGCTCGCCGGCCGCCTCGTTATGCGCGACGGCACGCAGCACCTCACGGCCACCGGCCCGCTGCTGCGCTTCCCGCAGCTGGCCATCCACCTGGACCGGGCAGTGAATGACGGGCTGGCCCTGGACAAGCAGCAGCACATGAACCCGGTGTTCGGATTGGGCGATCCTGCCGCCGAGGACCTGCTCGGCCTGCTCGCGGCGCGGGTCGCTGGCGCCGCGGTGGACCCGGCGCAGATCGGCGGGTACGACATCGTCATCGCCGACACCCAGGCTCCGGCGGTGTTCGGTGCGAAGGGCGAGTTCTTCGCCTCCGGCAGGCTCGACAACCTCTCCGCGACGCACGCCGGGCTGACAGCGCTGATCGCGCACGCCGGGACACCGCTGCCGGAAGAGGCGCCGATCGCCGTGCTGGCCGCCTTCGATCACGAGGAGATCGGCTCGGCGTCGAGGTCCGGTGCGTGCGGGCCTGTCCTTGAAGACATCCTGGTGCGGATCTCCGACGGGCTCGACGCCACGGCAAGCCAGCGGCGGCAGGCGTTCGCGGCGTCGTTCTGCGTGTCGGCGGATGCCGGCCATGCCGTGCACCCGAACTACCCGGAGCGGCACGATCCCGCCAACCGCCCGGTCCTCAACGGCGGGCCGCTGCTGAAGATCAACGCGAACCAGCGCTACGCCACAGATGCCGCCGGTGCCGCCTACTGGGCGCGGCTGTGCACCGAGGCCGGCGTTCCGTACCAGGAGTTCGTCTCCAACAACGTGATGCCGTGCGGCTCGACGATCGGCCCGCTCACGGCCACCCGGCTGGGGATCAGGACGGTCGACGTCGGGGTGCCGCTGCTGTCGATGCACTCGGCGCGCGAACTGTGCGGCGTCGAGGACCCGCGCCGGCTGGCGGAGGTGACCGAGCTGTTCTTCCGCACGGCGGCGTGA
- a CDS encoding amino acid permease, translated as MHADQQLSKSLKPRHLSMIAIAGVIGAGLFVGSGAAIQQAGPGILVAYAAAGLVVILVMRMLGEMAAANPETGSFSTYADKALGRWAGFSIGWLYAWFWIIVLGIEATAGAAIMHRWVPGIDQWVWALALMVLLTLTNLGSVKSYGEFEFWFASIKVAAIVLFLIFGVAAILGLIPGVPAPGLDNLIGNGGFMPNGPGAVLAGILVVVFSFFGAEIATIAAGESENPVDAVKKAVKSTVWRILVFYIGSIAIVVTLLPWNSASVAKSPYVAVIELFGIPGAGTIMDIVVLTSVLSCLNSGLYTASRMLFSLSRRGDAPRSWMRISKTGVPSAAVLASTVVGFITVGLNYIAPDTVFLFLVNTSGAIALFVWLVITASQLVLRRRMGAAAKDLQLKMWLFPYLTWVAIGSIVALLIGMVILESTRESLVLSLALAAVVVGIGVFRYRRNGAAAAAPAAGAASAAPAGRASDAVGGAAAKRADLEAAGARTGSAGAGARTEA; from the coding sequence ATGCACGCTGACCAGCAGCTATCAAAATCGTTGAAACCCAGGCATCTGTCCATGATCGCCATCGCCGGGGTGATCGGCGCCGGACTATTTGTCGGTTCGGGCGCGGCGATCCAGCAGGCCGGCCCCGGCATCCTGGTGGCCTACGCCGCGGCGGGACTGGTCGTCATCCTCGTCATGCGGATGCTGGGTGAAATGGCCGCCGCCAACCCGGAAACCGGATCCTTCTCCACCTACGCGGACAAGGCCCTGGGCCGCTGGGCCGGTTTCAGCATCGGCTGGCTCTACGCGTGGTTCTGGATCATTGTCCTCGGCATCGAAGCCACGGCCGGGGCAGCCATCATGCACCGCTGGGTCCCCGGCATCGACCAGTGGGTGTGGGCGCTGGCCCTCATGGTGCTGTTGACGCTGACCAACCTCGGGTCCGTGAAGTCGTACGGCGAATTCGAGTTCTGGTTCGCGTCCATCAAGGTGGCGGCCATCGTGCTGTTCCTGATCTTCGGCGTCGCCGCGATCCTCGGCCTCATCCCCGGCGTCCCGGCGCCCGGACTGGACAACCTGATCGGCAACGGCGGGTTCATGCCCAACGGTCCCGGGGCCGTCCTGGCCGGCATCCTCGTCGTCGTCTTCTCCTTCTTCGGCGCCGAGATCGCCACCATCGCCGCAGGCGAATCCGAGAACCCGGTCGACGCCGTCAAGAAGGCCGTGAAGTCCACCGTCTGGCGCATCCTCGTCTTCTACATCGGTTCCATCGCCATTGTGGTCACCCTGCTGCCGTGGAACTCGGCCTCCGTCGCCAAGAGCCCCTACGTGGCCGTCATCGAACTGTTCGGCATCCCCGGCGCCGGCACCATCATGGACATCGTGGTGCTGACCTCGGTGCTCTCCTGCCTGAATTCCGGCCTTTACACCGCCAGCCGCATGCTGTTCTCACTGTCCCGGCGCGGGGATGCACCCCGGTCCTGGATGCGGATTTCCAAGACCGGCGTGCCCTCCGCCGCGGTGCTGGCCTCCACGGTGGTCGGCTTCATCACGGTGGGCCTGAACTACATCGCCCCGGACACCGTCTTCCTGTTCCTGGTCAACACCTCCGGAGCCATCGCCCTGTTTGTGTGGCTCGTAATCACCGCCTCCCAGCTGGTGCTGCGCCGGCGCATGGGCGCCGCGGCCAAGGACCTGCAGCTGAAGATGTGGCTCTTCCCGTACCTGACCTGGGTGGCCATCGGCAGCATCGTCGCCCTCCTGATCGGCATGGTGATCCTGGAATCCACGCGGGAATCGCTGGTGCTCTCGCTGGCCCTCGCCGCCGTGGTGGTGGGGATCGGCGTCTTCCGGTACCGCAGGAACGGCGCTGCAGCGGCCGCCCCGGCGGCGGGTGCTGCTTCCGCCGCTCCCGCCGGGCGGGCTTCGGATGCTGTGGGCGGGGCCGCGGCGAAGCGTGCCGACCTGGAGGCAGCCGGGGCCCGCACCGGGTCGGCCGGCGCGGGGGCCCGCACCGAGGCGTAG
- a CDS encoding response regulator, with translation MGFRLILEGEDDLCVVGEASDGAEAVRHVRELAPDVVLMDVRMPVLDGIEATRAITSAGSAAKIIILTTFDLDEYAFAGLRAGASAFLLKDVAPDELVSAVRVVASGDAVVAPRVTQRLLETYVRGAGVPGGAGVPARPARDPLLEDLTPREAEMLGAMAEGLSNAEIAHRYFLSEATVKTHVRRILTKLHLRDRVQAVVYAYETGLVVPSNADY, from the coding sequence ATGGGGTTCCGCCTCATCCTGGAGGGTGAAGACGACTTGTGCGTCGTGGGGGAGGCGTCCGACGGGGCCGAAGCGGTCCGTCACGTCCGCGAGCTCGCGCCGGACGTCGTCCTGATGGACGTGCGGATGCCGGTTCTGGACGGGATCGAGGCGACCCGGGCCATCACGTCCGCGGGATCCGCGGCCAAAATCATCATCCTGACCACGTTTGACCTCGACGAATACGCCTTCGCCGGGCTGCGGGCCGGGGCCTCGGCGTTCCTCCTCAAGGACGTGGCCCCGGACGAACTCGTCAGCGCCGTCCGGGTCGTGGCCAGCGGAGACGCCGTCGTCGCCCCGCGGGTCACGCAGCGGCTCCTGGAGACCTATGTCCGCGGTGCCGGCGTCCCCGGCGGTGCCGGCGTTCCCGCCCGCCCGGCGCGGGACCCGCTGCTGGAGGACCTCACCCCGCGGGAGGCCGAGATGCTCGGGGCGATGGCGGAGGGACTCTCCAATGCCGAGATCGCCCACCGGTATTTCCTGTCCGAGGCCACTGTCAAGACGCACGTGCGCCGGATCCTCACCAAGCTTCACCTGCGCGACCGCGTCCAGGCTGTCGTATACGCGTACGAGACCGGCCTCGTGGTGCCGAGCAACGCGGACTATTAG
- a CDS encoding sensor histidine kinase, with the protein MIDAVPLDAVPIDAVPARDAPAGQADASLAELTARRRGRIRRYLFARPRVMDVLVMLCYLVLVTPTAVESIADGDWPVALLLAAAGPVLLFRRTRPVLVAAAVASLELSATFLHPWGSNVSAGLWFSLYSVALVRTRRFTVAALALTTAPLVLLYFTLAVGPLDGRLPDMAVSSPENFQLVASIAAAISITLSNVIAAGIGISVRQRREHEHEIAAWAARARQLGSVTERNRIAREMHDVVAHSLTVMISLSDGAAVVVRKDPGRAAGVLAELSRTGRTALADMRSVLGVLRDDAGAAGHAPREPLVAGGNLTKLLEGFRTAGLPLHYTHTGPSLPADAAFQLTVYRIVQESLTNVLRYGRALSRVDVHILRDGSRVTIDVVDDGRGTVDSAATAGGAPASPGTGQGIAGMRERARIYAGTVHAGRSGDGGWRVHAELNCHEEPEDTEDTSDTATQTRGHSGRQTTDSRSAGR; encoded by the coding sequence ATGATCGATGCGGTGCCCTTGGACGCAGTGCCCATAGACGCTGTGCCTGCAAGGGACGCGCCGGCCGGACAGGCTGACGCGTCCCTTGCCGAACTGACCGCCCGCCGGCGGGGCCGGATTCGGCGCTACCTGTTCGCCCGTCCGCGGGTCATGGATGTCCTGGTGATGCTCTGCTACCTGGTCCTGGTCACGCCGACGGCGGTCGAGTCCATTGCCGACGGCGACTGGCCGGTGGCATTGCTGCTCGCCGCGGCCGGCCCCGTCCTGCTCTTCCGGCGGACCCGTCCGGTGCTGGTGGCGGCGGCCGTGGCGTCGCTGGAACTGTCCGCCACGTTCCTTCATCCCTGGGGATCCAATGTCTCCGCCGGGCTCTGGTTTTCGCTGTACTCCGTGGCCCTGGTCCGCACCCGGCGGTTCACCGTGGCGGCCCTGGCCCTGACGACGGCCCCGCTGGTGCTCCTGTACTTCACGCTGGCCGTCGGACCTCTCGACGGCAGGCTTCCGGACATGGCGGTCAGCAGCCCGGAGAACTTCCAGCTGGTGGCGAGCATCGCAGCCGCCATCAGCATCACCCTGTCCAATGTGATCGCCGCCGGGATCGGGATCTCGGTCCGGCAGCGGCGCGAGCACGAGCACGAAATTGCGGCCTGGGCCGCCCGGGCCCGGCAACTGGGCTCGGTCACCGAACGGAACCGGATCGCCCGGGAAATGCACGACGTCGTGGCCCACTCGCTGACGGTCATGATCAGCCTGTCGGACGGCGCCGCCGTCGTGGTCAGGAAAGATCCCGGGCGCGCCGCGGGCGTCCTCGCGGAACTGTCCCGGACGGGGCGCACCGCACTGGCGGACATGCGCAGCGTCCTGGGCGTGCTGCGCGACGACGCCGGCGCCGCTGGACATGCCCCGCGCGAGCCGCTGGTGGCCGGCGGCAACCTGACCAAGCTGCTGGAGGGCTTCCGCACCGCGGGCCTGCCGCTGCATTACACGCACACCGGGCCCTCGCTGCCCGCGGACGCGGCGTTCCAGCTGACCGTGTACCGGATCGTCCAGGAGTCGCTGACCAACGTGCTGCGCTACGGCCGGGCGCTTAGCCGGGTAGATGTGCATATTCTCCGGGACGGGTCCCGGGTCACCATCGACGTCGTCGACGACGGCCGGGGCACCGTCGACTCCGCCGCAACCGCAGGCGGCGCCCCGGCATCCCCCGGCACCGGGCAAGGAATCGCCGGGATGCGCGAGCGGGCCCGCATCTACGCCGGGACCGTGCACGCCGGACGGTCCGGCGACGGCGGCTGGCGGGTGCACGCCGAGCTGAACTGCCATGAAGAACCTGAAGACACTGAAGACACTTCAGACACTGCAACGCAAACGAGGGGGCACAGTGGCCGACAAACCACCGATTCGCGTTCTGCTGGTCGATGA
- a CDS encoding ABC transporter permease — protein MSSTTVESTPSPRGAATGHQRTGNGTSSGPGPSFARVLNSEFIKFRTLLSTLILLGSTVAVMVGFGALSAWGTGQFSEAAASDPQAAAQFAAQGGDLAVGVPTSGIAFAQLILGSLGVLLMSSEFTTGMARSTFAAVPKRIPAFAAKLVVVGVTSFVITAASTLAAGFVSVPILDNYGLGLDMGSSQSVKLLIVNSIYVAAVAAIGMALGTLIRNSAGGIMSLVGLFFVAPIAFQLIPGDFFVEARKYLPGNTVEPLTAVEHVPNTLEAWQAGLVLGAWVVIPVVLAAVLLKKRDV, from the coding sequence ATGAGCTCAACCACCGTTGAATCCACGCCCTCGCCCCGCGGCGCCGCCACCGGCCACCAGCGGACCGGCAACGGCACCAGTTCCGGCCCCGGCCCCAGCTTCGCGCGGGTCCTCAACTCCGAATTCATCAAGTTCCGCACCCTGCTCTCCACCCTGATCCTGCTCGGCTCCACCGTGGCGGTCATGGTGGGCTTCGGGGCGCTTTCGGCCTGGGGCACGGGACAGTTCTCCGAGGCCGCGGCCTCGGACCCGCAGGCGGCCGCCCAGTTCGCGGCGCAGGGCGGAGACCTCGCCGTCGGGGTCCCCACCTCCGGGATCGCGTTCGCCCAGCTGATCCTCGGCTCCCTCGGGGTGCTGCTGATGAGCTCGGAATTCACTACCGGCATGGCACGCTCGACGTTCGCTGCCGTGCCCAAGCGCATCCCCGCGTTCGCGGCGAAGCTCGTGGTGGTGGGTGTGACGTCCTTCGTCATCACCGCCGCGTCCACCCTGGCCGCCGGGTTCGTGTCGGTGCCGATCCTGGACAACTACGGCCTGGGCCTGGACATGGGCAGCTCGCAGTCGGTCAAGCTGCTGATCGTCAACAGCATCTACGTGGCCGCCGTCGCGGCGATCGGCATGGCCTTGGGGACGCTGATCCGCAACTCCGCCGGCGGCATCATGAGCCTGGTGGGCCTGTTCTTCGTGGCGCCCATCGCTTTCCAGCTCATTCCGGGCGACTTCTTCGTGGAGGCCCGCAAGTACCTGCCCGGCAACACGGTGGAGCCGCTCACGGCGGTGGAACACGTCCCGAACACCCTGGAAGCCTGGCAGGCCGGCCTGGTCCTGGGCGCGTGGGTGGTGATCCCCGTGGTCCTGGCCGCGGTCCTGCTCAAGAAGCGGGACGTCTAG
- a CDS encoding ABC transporter ATP-binding protein, translating to MIEARGLTKVYGDKTAVAGVNFTVEAGRVTGFLGPNGAGKSTTMRMIMGLDRPTSGSVTVNGSPLTKHAAPLRDVGALLDAKAVHTSRSAYNHLLAMAATHSIPKKRVHEVIEMTGLAEVARKKVGGFSLGMGQRLGIAAALLGDPQTVILDEPVNGLDPEGVVWVRNLVKYLASEGRTVFLSSHLMSEMAVTADHLIVIGRGKIIADAPIQEIITGKGQGRTRVRTDQPERLMQVLAGTGVSVEVQERELLEVTGLDARQIAAAALENQVLVYELTPLTASLEEAYMELTKDEVEYHSLITTGAVPVEAGGK from the coding sequence ATGATCGAAGCACGAGGCCTGACCAAGGTTTATGGCGACAAGACCGCCGTCGCCGGCGTCAACTTCACCGTCGAAGCCGGCCGGGTCACCGGCTTCCTGGGTCCAAACGGGGCCGGAAAATCCACCACCATGCGCATGATCATGGGACTGGACCGGCCGACGTCGGGCTCTGTCACCGTCAACGGATCGCCGCTCACCAAGCACGCCGCGCCGCTGCGCGACGTCGGCGCGCTGCTGGACGCCAAGGCCGTCCACACAAGCCGCTCGGCGTACAACCACCTGCTGGCCATGGCCGCAACGCACAGCATCCCCAAGAAGCGCGTCCATGAGGTCATCGAGATGACGGGGCTGGCCGAGGTGGCCCGGAAGAAGGTCGGCGGCTTCTCCCTCGGCATGGGCCAGCGGCTGGGCATCGCCGCGGCCCTCCTCGGCGACCCGCAGACCGTCATCCTCGACGAACCCGTCAACGGCCTGGATCCCGAAGGGGTGGTGTGGGTCCGCAACCTGGTCAAGTACCTGGCCTCCGAGGGCCGCACGGTGTTCCTCTCCAGCCACCTCATGAGCGAGATGGCTGTTACGGCGGACCACCTGATCGTGATCGGCCGCGGGAAGATCATCGCGGACGCCCCGATCCAGGAGATCATCACCGGCAAGGGCCAGGGCCGCACCCGGGTCCGCACCGACCAGCCCGAGCGTCTCATGCAGGTGCTGGCCGGGACGGGCGTCTCCGTGGAGGTCCAGGAGCGCGAACTGTTGGAAGTGACGGGACTGGACGCCCGCCAGATCGCCGCGGCGGCACTGGAAAACCAGGTCCTGGTCTACGAACTCACGCCGCTGACGGCCAGCCTCGAAGAGGCCTACATGGAACTGACCAAGGACGAGGTCGAATACCACTCGCTGATCACCACGGGCGCCGTTCCCGTCGAAGCCGGAGGCAAGTAA